Proteins from one Streptomyces genisteinicus genomic window:
- a CDS encoding sensor histidine kinase, whose amino-acid sequence MNAPPEPARTPRTPRTRRTPRAASRTRRGRALPFGLRTRLVLAFLLVAAVSAGTTAALTYREARNAVLASAQDTAVVSFREQVETLGTGLPVDGPTLREMLFVIASKAKPHPWIVFAEYGSLRVSSGENPTSTVITPELRRTALTSSRGSFERVVRDGVPYLTIGMPVSVRTGNTTSLHSGLVLFAVMRMTDEQANVDALLTAARDGALPGLAIAFVPALLSARSVLRPVRELRGAARSMGSGRLDTRIEVRGRDELADLARTFNESAGELERSVEELQQAEARARRFAADVSHELRTPLAGMLAVTEVLDEDAQRLDPDTARAVRLISSETGKLAVLVEDLMEISRFDARAAELNTDEVDAAETVRKTLAHRHWDGRVRTDLPDGVRVRLDPRRFDIVVANLVGNALRHGAEPVTVRVSVRADTLVTEVADSGDGIRPEVLPHIFDRFYKADAARTRSTGSGLGLAITQENVRLHGGTVRAANRPDGGAVFTVEIPLTGVRDPEEATA is encoded by the coding sequence GTGAACGCACCTCCCGAGCCCGCCCGAACCCCCCGCACCCCCCGCACGCGGCGCACCCCCCGCGCCGCCTCCCGCACCCGCCGCGGGCGCGCGCTCCCCTTCGGGCTGCGCACCCGCCTGGTACTGGCCTTCCTGCTGGTCGCCGCCGTCAGCGCCGGCACCACCGCCGCCCTGACCTACCGCGAGGCGCGCAACGCCGTGCTCGCCAGCGCGCAGGACACCGCCGTCGTCTCCTTCCGCGAGCAGGTCGAGACCCTCGGCACCGGGCTGCCCGTCGACGGGCCCACGCTGCGGGAGATGCTGTTCGTCATCGCGTCCAAGGCCAAGCCCCATCCCTGGATCGTCTTCGCCGAGTACGGCAGCCTGCGCGTCTCCTCCGGCGAGAACCCCACCTCCACCGTCATCACCCCCGAGCTGCGGCGCACCGCGCTGACGTCCTCGCGCGGCAGCTTCGAACGCGTCGTCCGCGACGGCGTCCCCTACCTGACCATCGGCATGCCGGTCTCCGTCAGGACCGGCAACACCACCTCCCTGCACAGCGGGCTCGTGCTGTTCGCCGTGATGCGGATGACCGACGAGCAGGCCAACGTCGACGCCCTCCTCACGGCCGCCCGTGACGGGGCCCTGCCCGGACTCGCCATCGCCTTCGTCCCCGCCCTGCTCTCCGCGCGCAGCGTGCTGCGTCCGGTGCGCGAACTGCGCGGCGCGGCCCGGTCCATGGGCAGCGGCCGTCTCGACACCCGGATCGAGGTCCGCGGCCGGGACGAACTGGCCGACCTGGCACGGACGTTCAACGAATCGGCCGGAGAGCTCGAACGCTCCGTGGAGGAACTCCAGCAGGCCGAGGCCAGGGCCCGGCGCTTCGCCGCCGACGTCTCGCACGAACTGCGCACCCCGCTCGCCGGGATGCTCGCCGTCACCGAGGTCCTGGACGAGGACGCGCAGCGGCTCGACCCCGACACCGCCCGCGCGGTGCGGCTGATCAGCTCCGAGACCGGCAAACTCGCCGTCCTGGTCGAGGACCTGATGGAGATCTCCCGCTTCGACGCCCGCGCCGCCGAGCTCAACACCGACGAGGTGGACGCGGCGGAGACCGTCCGCAAGACCCTCGCCCACCGGCACTGGGACGGCCGGGTGCGCACCGACCTGCCCGACGGCGTCCGCGTCCGCCTCGACCCGCGCCGCTTCGACATCGTCGTGGCCAACCTCGTCGGCAACGCGCTGCGCCACGGCGCCGAACCGGTCACCGTCCGGGTGTCGGTCCGCGCGGACACCCTGGTCACCGAGGTCGCCGACAGCGGCGACGGCATCCGGCCCGAGGTGCTGCCGCACATCTTCGACCGCTTCTACAAGGCCGACGCGGCCCGCACCCGGTCCACGGGCAGCGGACTGGGCCTCGCGATCACCCAGGAGAACGTGCGCCTGCACGGCGGAACCGTCCGCGCGGCGAACCGTCCGGACGGCGGCGCCGTCTTCACCGTCGAGATCCCGCTGACGGGAGTCCGGGACCCGGAGGAGGCGACGGCATGA
- a CDS encoding response regulator transcription factor, which produces MPRVLLIEDDPSVREGVELGLRRRGHEVRTAATGEAGLDALREFRPDLLLLDLMLPGMNGVQVCRRVREDSQLPIIMLTARGDDFDVVIGLEAGADDYIVKPARTEVIEARIRAVLRRIEEPGTGRPAVEFHGDLAIDRAGLTVAKSGERLALAPSELKLLLHLSAAPEQVFSRQQLLEHVWEHSYHGDARLVDACVRRLRTKIEDAAGSPRYIQTLRGFGYRFGPL; this is translated from the coding sequence ATGCCCCGCGTCCTCCTCATCGAAGACGACCCCTCCGTCCGCGAGGGGGTCGAGCTCGGGCTGCGCCGCCGCGGCCACGAGGTCCGCACCGCCGCCACCGGCGAGGCCGGACTCGACGCGCTGCGCGAGTTCCGGCCCGACCTGCTGCTCCTCGACCTGATGCTGCCCGGCATGAACGGCGTCCAGGTCTGCCGCCGGGTGCGCGAGGACAGCCAGTTGCCGATCATCATGCTCACCGCGCGCGGGGACGACTTCGACGTCGTCATCGGGCTGGAGGCGGGCGCCGACGACTACATCGTCAAGCCCGCCCGCACGGAGGTGATCGAGGCCCGCATCCGGGCCGTGCTGCGCCGCATCGAGGAACCGGGCACCGGCCGGCCGGCCGTCGAGTTCCACGGCGACCTCGCCATCGACCGCGCCGGGCTCACCGTCGCCAAGTCCGGCGAACGGCTCGCCCTCGCCCCCTCCGAACTCAAGCTGCTGCTCCACCTGTCCGCCGCCCCCGAGCAGGTCTTCAGCCGCCAGCAGCTGCTGGAGCACGTGTGGGAGCACAGCTACCACGGGGACGCGCGGCTGGTGGACGCCTGCGTCCGCCGGCTCCGCACCAAGATCGAGGACGCGGCGGGCAGCCCCCGTTACATCCAGACCCTGCGGGGCTTCGGCTACCGCTTCGGACCCCTGTGA
- the murJ gene encoding murein biosynthesis integral membrane protein MurJ, which yields MAAGSVVSRATGFARSAVVASALGVGLVADGYAVGNALPTIVYMLLIGGALNAVFVPELVRAGKEHADGGAAYTDRLLTVCVLALLALTGAAVWAAPAIIGVYTAYDGGQAEMTIAFARYCLPQIFFLGVFTLLGQVLNARGRFGAMMWTPVLNNVVVIAVFALYLATGDGGTLTPGETALLGWGTSAGIAVQALALLPSLRAARFRFRPRFDWRGSGLTRPLRNAGWLVLLVLTNQAAYWVTTRLATDAGAAAQAAGIEGAGFSAYTNAYVLWAVPHGIVTVSLVTALMPRMSASAADGDTGAVRRDVSYALRTTAAAVVPAACLLGALAQPVMALVFQYGETDARDIAVMAGTLTAFAPGLIAFSGQYVLSRTFYALSDTRTPFLLNLVIAALNAGLSVAAFAALPARWAVTGIAGAYSVALWAGWAVTALVLRRRLAGGTAAPGPAGRPDLSPLHGAGPAAGDRAASGAFGAQLRLLAAAFPAALLGYLAARWADPGGALAAAGAGAAAVVAVFALLARPLRLRELDTLLTGATVRLRRALPGRR from the coding sequence ATGGCCGCCGGGTCGGTCGTGTCCCGGGCCACCGGCTTCGCCCGCTCCGCCGTCGTCGCCTCCGCGCTCGGCGTCGGCCTCGTCGCCGACGGGTACGCCGTCGGCAACGCGCTGCCGACCATCGTCTACATGCTGCTGATCGGCGGCGCGCTCAACGCCGTCTTCGTGCCCGAGCTCGTCCGGGCGGGCAAGGAGCACGCGGACGGCGGTGCCGCCTACACCGACCGGCTGCTCACCGTGTGCGTCCTCGCCCTGCTCGCGCTCACCGGCGCCGCCGTGTGGGCCGCGCCCGCGATCATCGGCGTCTACACCGCCTACGACGGCGGCCAGGCCGAGATGACGATCGCCTTCGCCCGGTACTGCCTGCCGCAGATCTTCTTCCTCGGCGTCTTCACCCTGCTCGGCCAGGTGCTCAACGCCCGCGGCCGCTTCGGCGCCATGATGTGGACGCCCGTCCTCAACAACGTCGTCGTGATCGCGGTCTTCGCCCTCTACCTCGCCACCGGCGACGGCGGCACGCTCACCCCCGGCGAGACGGCCCTGCTCGGCTGGGGCACCAGCGCGGGCATCGCCGTCCAGGCGCTCGCCCTGCTGCCCTCGCTGCGCGCCGCCCGCTTCCGCTTCCGGCCCCGCTTCGACTGGCGGGGCAGCGGGCTCACCCGGCCGCTGCGGAACGCGGGCTGGCTGGTGCTGCTGGTGCTCACCAACCAGGCCGCGTACTGGGTCACCACCCGGCTGGCCACCGACGCCGGAGCGGCCGCGCAGGCGGCCGGGATCGAGGGCGCCGGGTTCAGCGCGTACACCAACGCCTACGTCCTGTGGGCCGTCCCGCACGGCATCGTCACCGTCTCCCTGGTGACCGCGCTGATGCCCCGGATGAGCGCCTCCGCCGCCGACGGCGACACCGGCGCCGTGCGCCGGGACGTCTCGTACGCGCTGCGCACCACCGCCGCGGCCGTCGTGCCCGCCGCCTGTCTGCTGGGCGCCCTCGCGCAGCCCGTGATGGCCCTCGTCTTCCAGTACGGGGAGACCGACGCGCGGGACATCGCCGTCATGGCGGGCACCCTGACGGCGTTCGCGCCCGGACTGATCGCCTTCTCCGGCCAGTACGTCCTCTCCCGCACCTTCTACGCGCTCTCCGACACCCGCACGCCCTTCCTCCTCAACCTGGTGATCGCCGCCCTGAACGCGGGCCTCTCCGTCGCCGCGTTCGCAGCGCTGCCCGCCCGGTGGGCGGTGACCGGCATCGCCGGGGCGTACTCGGTGGCGCTGTGGGCGGGCTGGGCCGTCACCGCCCTGGTCCTGCGCCGCCGCCTCGCCGGCGGCACGGCCGCCCCGGGCCCGGCCGGCCGGCCGGACCTCTCCCCGCTCCACGGCGCGGGCCCGGCCGCCGGCGACCGGGCCGCCTCCGGTGCCTTCGGGGCCCAGCTGAGGCTGCTCGCCGCCGCCTTCCCCGCCGCGCTGCTCGGGTACCTCGCCGCCCGCTGGGCCGATCCCGGCGGCGCGCTCGCGGCGGCCGGAGCCGGAGCGGCCGCCGTCGTCGCCGTCTTCGCCCTGCTCGCCCGCCCCCTGCGGCTGCGGGAGCTCGACACGCTCCTCACCGGCGCCACCGTCCGGCTGCGCCGGGCCCTGCCCGGCCGCCGCTGA